Proteins found in one Brachyspira murdochii DSM 12563 genomic segment:
- a CDS encoding adenine phosphoribosyltransferase → MELKNYIRNIQDYPKAGILFRDITTLLQNKDAFKYAIDKMAEQVENEKIDYIIGAESRGFLIGSALAYKMNTGFIPVRKKGKLPYKTISEEYALEYGTDTLFMHEDAIKKGERVLIVDDLIATGGTALAMIKMAEKLGGIVVGSSFLIELKELNGRKEISKYPVHVLIEY, encoded by the coding sequence ATGGAATTAAAAAACTATATAAGAAATATTCAAGACTATCCTAAAGCAGGCATACTCTTTAGAGATATCACAACTTTACTTCAAAACAAAGATGCTTTTAAATACGCAATAGACAAAATGGCGGAACAAGTAGAAAACGAAAAAATAGACTATATAATAGGAGCAGAAAGCAGAGGTTTTTTAATAGGTTCAGCATTAGCCTATAAAATGAATACAGGCTTTATACCGGTAAGAAAAAAAGGCAAACTTCCTTACAAAACAATATCTGAAGAATATGCCCTAGAATACGGTACAGATACTTTATTTATGCATGAAGATGCTATTAAAAAAGGGGAAAGAGTTTTAATAGTAGATGATTTAATAGCGACAGGCGGTACTGCACTTGCTATGATAAAAATGGCAGAAAAACTCGGCGGTATTGTAGTAGGTTCTTCCTTTTTAATAGAATTAAAAGAATTAAACGGAAGAAAAGAGATATCCAAATATCCAGTGCATGTATTGATAGAGTATTAA
- a CDS encoding peptide ABC transporter substrate-binding protein: MKKILVILSVILLFVFSCSKTDNNEESSISINLGPEPKTIDPTLNSLNMASCYIHHAFEGLTKIDSNNNVKPGMAESWNISDDGLTYTFNIRRNAKWSDGKPVTAKDFEYSWKRAVDPNTAAEYSYMMEVVKNAKEINSGTMDYNNLAVKAVNDYTFQVELANPAAYFLEFIASTGVFFPVRKDIVEKYGDEWTLKPETYIGNGSYKMKERVPDEKIVFEINTNYYDKKEQTSKEINFVLMSDPNTAIAGIRGGTIDFSALEPPSAEIETLKNDGYIVGNNAIGTYYIELNITNKAFEDKRVRQALSLAIDRNYIVSNVTKGGQVPAGAFVPTEVRGLETTFRKENKEYIDVNNYEANVQKAKALMAEAGYPDGQNYPVIELKVSPGIYVLVGEAIQQMWKENLNVNVSLVQEEFPITLQSLLEKDYQMARMGWTGDYNDPMTMLDVMLSYSGVNHTGFNNENYDSLILTAKESADNTVRMKSMAEAENILMEEMPIIPLYYRADSFIKNPKLKGVVLNPLGRHKFNYAYIEE, translated from the coding sequence ATGAAAAAAATATTAGTAATTTTATCTGTTATACTTTTGTTTGTTTTTTCATGCTCAAAAACAGATAATAATGAAGAATCATCAATATCAATAAATTTGGGACCGGAACCAAAAACAATAGACCCAACATTAAATTCTTTAAATATGGCATCATGTTATATACATCATGCATTTGAAGGACTTACAAAAATAGATTCCAATAATAATGTAAAGCCGGGTATGGCAGAAAGTTGGAATATATCTGATGATGGATTAACTTATACTTTTAATATAAGAAGAAATGCTAAATGGTCTGACGGCAAACCAGTAACTGCTAAAGATTTTGAATATTCTTGGAAGAGGGCAGTTGATCCTAATACTGCAGCTGAGTATTCATATATGATGGAAGTAGTGAAAAATGCCAAAGAAATAAATTCAGGCACTATGGATTATAATAATTTGGCAGTAAAAGCAGTTAATGATTATACATTTCAGGTAGAATTAGCAAATCCTGCTGCTTATTTTTTAGAGTTTATAGCATCTACTGGTGTATTTTTCCCTGTCAGAAAAGATATTGTAGAAAAGTACGGCGATGAATGGACTTTAAAACCAGAAACATATATTGGAAATGGATCTTACAAAATGAAGGAAAGAGTACCAGATGAAAAAATAGTTTTTGAAATAAATACTAACTATTATGATAAAAAAGAACAAACATCAAAAGAAATAAACTTCGTTCTTATGAGCGATCCTAATACTGCAATTGCTGGCATAAGAGGCGGAACTATAGATTTTTCTGCATTAGAGCCTCCTTCTGCTGAGATAGAAACTTTAAAAAATGACGGATATATAGTAGGTAATAATGCTATAGGTACTTATTATATAGAGTTAAATATTACAAATAAAGCATTTGAAGATAAGAGAGTAAGACAGGCTTTGTCGCTTGCTATAGATAGAAATTATATAGTATCAAATGTTACTAAAGGCGGACAAGTTCCAGCTGGTGCTTTTGTACCTACTGAGGTAAGAGGATTAGAAACTACATTTAGAAAAGAAAATAAAGAATATATAGATGTTAATAACTATGAGGCTAATGTTCAAAAGGCAAAAGCATTAATGGCGGAAGCTGGATATCCAGACGGACAAAATTATCCGGTAATAGAATTAAAAGTTTCACCAGGTATTTATGTGCTTGTAGGAGAGGCTATTCAGCAGATGTGGAAAGAAAATTTAAATGTTAATGTTTCTTTAGTTCAGGAAGAGTTTCCTATTACTCTTCAATCTTTACTAGAAAAAGATTATCAAATGGCTAGAATGGGCTGGACTGGGGATTATAATGATCCTATGACTATGCTTGATGTTATGCTAAGCTACAGCGGAGTAAATCATACTGGTTTTAACAATGAAAATTATGACAGTCTTATATTAACAGCAAAAGAGTCTGCTGATAATACTGTGAGAATGAAGTCTATGGCAGAAGCTGAAAATATATTAATGGAAGAGATGCCTATAATTCCTCTCTATTACAGAGCTGATTCTTTTATAAAAAATCCTAAATTAAAAGGTGTGGTATTAAACCCTTTAGGAAGACATAAATTTAATTACGCTTATATAGAAGAATAA
- a CDS encoding peptide ABC transporter substrate-binding protein encodes MKKRIYLLIIIILLLLISCKNKDLSNESIRVSIGAEPQSIDPSFLSAIDSMIYAAHVFEGLTTKDKDNNLVGGVAESWDISYDGLTMTFHLRDNAKWSDGKDVTASEFVYSFRRLADPKTASSYSFLINPIKNASKVISGELPIEELGVKAADDKTLEVSFEVPTAYFLELAAVPIFSPLREEFINDNWTFSPDTYIGNGPYKMTERRADEIISLELNTNYWNKDNIKAKKLDFIMFSDVSTAYAAIKEGSILYSYKIPPNDIDLLKEEGYLVITPSLGTAYYALNNTNEVLKDKRVRKALALAIDRNYIVENITKGGERPAAAFIPYGLKDIQGDFRENGGEYYSVKKEDYNKNIEEAKRLLSEAGYSNGSNFPVLEFKTNPGTGVTIAEAIQQMWKENLNIDMTITQEEWSVFQKNRQTRNYVVCRADWIGDYLDPMTFADLFVSSSSGNRVGYNNADYDKLILEAKNTLDNKIRMSNMHKAEDMLIGEDMAFIPLYHYTSPSMQSPKLKDVIADTLEIRRFFYCYTE; translated from the coding sequence ATGAAAAAAAGAATCTATTTATTAATTATCATTATTTTATTATTATTAATTTCATGTAAAAATAAAGATTTATCTAATGAAAGCATAAGAGTAAGTATAGGAGCTGAGCCTCAGAGTATAGACCCGTCATTTTTATCAGCAATAGATAGTATGATATATGCAGCACATGTATTTGAAGGGCTTACTACAAAAGATAAAGATAATAATTTGGTAGGAGGTGTTGCTGAGAGCTGGGATATTTCCTATGACGGGCTTACTATGACATTTCATTTAAGGGATAATGCTAAATGGTCTGACGGTAAAGATGTTACTGCTTCTGAGTTTGTATATTCTTTTAGAAGACTTGCCGACCCAAAAACAGCTTCTTCATATAGTTTTTTAATAAACCCTATAAAAAATGCTTCTAAAGTAATATCTGGTGAATTGCCTATAGAAGAACTTGGGGTAAAGGCAGCAGATGATAAAACTTTAGAAGTATCATTTGAAGTACCTACTGCATATTTTTTGGAATTAGCAGCAGTACCAATATTTTCTCCTCTTAGAGAAGAGTTTATAAACGATAATTGGACTTTTTCTCCAGATACATATATAGGAAACGGACCTTATAAGATGACAGAGAGAAGAGCAGATGAAATAATATCTTTGGAATTAAATACTAATTATTGGAATAAGGATAATATAAAAGCTAAAAAATTAGACTTTATAATGTTTTCTGATGTTTCTACAGCATATGCAGCTATAAAAGAAGGCTCTATACTGTATTCATATAAAATTCCTCCTAATGATATAGACTTACTTAAAGAAGAGGGATATTTGGTTATAACACCTTCTTTAGGAACAGCATATTATGCACTTAATAATACAAATGAAGTTCTTAAAGATAAGAGAGTAAGAAAAGCATTAGCACTTGCAATAGACAGAAACTATATAGTAGAAAATATTACCAAAGGAGGGGAAAGACCTGCAGCAGCATTTATACCTTATGGGCTTAAGGATATACAAGGTGATTTCAGAGAAAATGGAGGCGAATACTACAGCGTTAAAAAAGAAGACTATAATAAAAATATCGAAGAGGCAAAAAGACTTTTATCTGAGGCTGGATATTCAAACGGCAGTAACTTTCCAGTGCTTGAGTTTAAGACCAATCCGGGTACTGGTGTAACAATAGCGGAAGCCATTCAGCAGATGTGGAAAGAAAATCTTAATATAGATATGACTATCACTCAGGAAGAGTGGTCTGTATTTCAGAAAAATAGGCAGACTAGGAATTATGTAGTTTGCAGGGCTGATTGGATAGGCGATTATCTTGACCCTATGACTTTTGCTGATCTTTTCGTAAGCAGCAGTTCTGGAAATAGGGTAGGGTATAATAATGCCGATTATGACAAACTTATACTAGAAGCCAAAAATACTTTGGATAATAAAATAAGAATGAGTAATATGCATAAGGCAGAGGATATGCTTATAGGTGAAGATATGGCTTTTATACCGCTTTATCATTATACTTCTCCTTCTATGCAAAGTCCAAAACTTAAAGATGTAATAGCTGATACTTTAGAAATAAGGAGATTTTTTTACTGCTATACAGAATAA
- a CDS encoding MATE family efflux transporter has protein sequence MNNKMHELTEGNVNKGLIKLVIPMILGNLLNIAYNIVDTIWIGQMVGPKGLGAIAVSFPIILILLAIASGVTVAANVLIGQYFGANDEDSVVYVSKVATTISLITSLSLAIIGYIFAPAMMRFLNTADSIMEYSVSYFRISMIGFPFMFYYFLVSALLRGTGDTVRPLIFLAIASVLNLILDPIMIKGLGPIPAMGLNGAAYATAFSQFVSVAVSMIYLKIKNSIVKANPFNLVFDFNITKLMFKIGLPFAAMQLIVSVSWLLLNRLINTYGELASASVAVSMRVDSLSFLPLLALSAGIATMTAQNIGAGKMERVKEIYKAGIKLSVGISAFMALFSVLFPEIIVRMFTDDMSVLKYTKSYIYVVMPSIIMLAVMFSSNGVINGAGKTFMLMLFAFFAHIIIRVPLAYMISPKMELWGIWTAMAISNFFSMSFSLIYYFSNKWKKGANIASHSAAEHNI, from the coding sequence ATGAATAACAAAATGCATGAGCTTACAGAAGGTAATGTTAATAAAGGATTAATAAAGCTTGTTATACCGATGATACTGGGCAATCTATTAAATATAGCATACAATATAGTAGATACAATATGGATTGGTCAGATGGTAGGACCTAAAGGACTTGGAGCTATTGCTGTGAGTTTTCCTATTATATTAATACTTTTGGCTATAGCATCTGGAGTAACTGTAGCTGCTAATGTATTGATAGGTCAGTATTTTGGAGCTAATGATGAGGATTCTGTAGTATATGTTTCTAAAGTTGCAACTACAATTAGTTTGATAACTTCTTTGAGCTTAGCAATTATAGGATATATATTTGCCCCTGCGATGATGAGATTTTTAAATACGGCAGACAGCATTATGGAATATTCTGTAAGCTACTTTAGAATAAGTATGATAGGTTTTCCTTTTATGTTTTATTATTTTTTAGTATCTGCTTTACTTAGAGGAACGGGAGATACTGTAAGACCATTAATATTTTTGGCTATAGCTTCTGTACTCAATTTGATACTAGACCCTATTATGATAAAAGGACTAGGACCAATTCCAGCTATGGGATTAAACGGAGCTGCCTATGCAACCGCTTTTTCTCAGTTTGTTTCTGTGGCTGTGAGTATGATATATTTAAAAATTAAAAACAGTATTGTAAAGGCTAATCCTTTTAATTTGGTATTTGATTTTAATATTACAAAACTCATGTTTAAAATAGGTCTTCCATTTGCCGCTATGCAGCTCATAGTATCTGTAAGCTGGCTATTATTAAACAGGCTTATAAATACATATGGAGAATTGGCTTCTGCTTCGGTTGCTGTATCTATGAGAGTAGACTCATTATCTTTTTTACCGCTTCTAGCATTATCTGCTGGTATAGCTACTATGACAGCACAGAATATTGGAGCAGGTAAAATGGAGAGAGTTAAAGAAATATATAAGGCTGGAATCAAACTTTCTGTAGGAATATCAGCTTTTATGGCACTTTTTTCTGTGCTATTTCCAGAAATCATTGTACGAATGTTTACAGATGATATGAGTGTTTTAAAATATACAAAAAGCTATATATATGTAGTAATGCCTTCTATAATAATGCTGGCTGTTATGTTTTCTTCTAACGGTGTCATTAACGGAGCAGGTAAAACTTTTATGCTTATGCTGTTTGCTTTTTTTGCACATATTATAATAAGAGTACCATTAGCCTATATGATATCTCCAAAGATGGAATTATGGGGTATATGGACTGCTATGGCAATAAGTAATTTCTTTAGTATGAGCTTTAGTTTGATATATTATTTCTCTAACAAATGGAAGAAAGGAGCGAATATTGCATCGCATTCTGCTGCAGAGCATAATATTTAA
- a CDS encoding RrF2 family transcriptional regulator — translation MIPISEASAIALHSAVYISIKEFASLKDIAERFDVSSNHLSKVLQALVKAGYLTSSKGPAGGFKIAEGKENTSFLEIYETIEGKNWQRSCLFHSKCDKYCSNCIMGDLVNDINRKFKNYMESHTIKDHYLLDKDFKINKTDDKKSKQKR, via the coding sequence ATGATCCCAATATCTGAAGCTTCAGCTATAGCTCTTCACTCTGCAGTGTATATATCTATTAAAGAGTTTGCATCTCTTAAAGATATAGCAGAAAGATTTGATGTTTCGTCCAATCATTTATCTAAAGTTCTTCAGGCACTTGTAAAGGCTGGGTATCTTACTTCATCTAAAGGACCAGCAGGCGGATTTAAAATTGCTGAGGGTAAAGAAAATACTTCTTTTTTGGAGATATACGAAACTATAGAGGGTAAAAATTGGCAGAGAAGCTGTTTGTTTCATTCTAAATGCGATAAGTACTGTTCAAACTGTATAATGGGTGATTTAGTTAATGATATAAACAGAAAGTTCAAAAACTATATGGAAAGCCATACAATCAAAGATCATTATTTATTAGATAAGGATTTCAAGATAAATAAAACAGATGATAAAAAATCAAAACAAAAAAGATAA
- the smpB gene encoding SsrA-binding protein SmpB → MAKKDKKGNNTISSGEITKNKKALFNYELIETFEAGIVLLGTEVKSLRERSVNMADSYASFKKGELFIVNMHISPYHFGNRNNHEPLRERKLLMKKRELKRLYGKIKEQGLTLIPAKLYFARGKVKVELALAKGKKLHDKRETLKRKTLDREMERYIKR, encoded by the coding sequence ATGGCTAAGAAAGATAAAAAAGGAAATAATACTATCTCATCTGGAGAGATAACAAAAAACAAAAAAGCTCTTTTCAATTATGAGCTAATAGAAACCTTTGAAGCTGGTATTGTTTTGCTTGGTACAGAGGTAAAATCATTGCGTGAAAGAAGTGTTAATATGGCTGACAGCTATGCTTCTTTTAAAAAGGGAGAGCTTTTTATAGTTAATATGCATATTTCACCTTATCATTTCGGCAACAGAAATAATCATGAGCCTCTTCGTGAAAGAAAACTCTTAATGAAAAAAAGAGAATTAAAACGCCTATATGGAAAAATAAAAGAACAAGGTCTTACTCTTATTCCAGCTAAACTATACTTTGCAAGAGGAAAGGTAAAGGTAGAATTAGCTTTAGCTAAAGGTAAAAAACTTCATGACAAAAGAGAAACTCTAAAAAGAAAAACTTTAGACAGAGAAATGGAAAGATATATTAAAAGATAA
- a CDS encoding RsiV family protein: MIKNILTLSLMLLIISCSNNNKNNQINNNKTNTNLIETQTNETKTNELKQDEELNNNNTKNIEWISHYYYMKNDEGDFFSVYLNDRWPDYINNDSELIPNYKKIKAAFNYKNLNDINQFYDKNSILDITNNKIYAEAENGNSIESTYSNITSFKMTSKSLNSSSKEINTTSSLKAAVYNYVYSDVSETNEYGSASTFSYKDSIFLLIPDDANKLEVYDKISFDINEDFNLNNIKRNENLEFDDKKGSISKLFENDMNDFYNEWLTNSVGSYESSKSINITYFNDKTISIRRTSTLYLGGAHGVYNNYNLVYSLETGEKIEVTNFIKDFDDTELKSIMIEKLLSIEDRNEESYLVPLDEITLADTSFYIYADGMYFIWPIYTITPYVLGETEIALSFNEIRPFIKDEYSYILE; encoded by the coding sequence ATGATAAAAAATATCCTTACATTATCTCTTATGCTTTTAATAATATCATGTTCAAATAATAATAAAAATAATCAAATTAATAATAATAAAACAAATACTAACTTAATAGAAACTCAAACTAATGAAACAAAAACAAATGAATTAAAACAAGACGAAGAATTAAACAATAACAATACAAAAAATATAGAATGGATATCTCATTACTACTATATGAAAAATGATGAAGGAGATTTCTTTTCTGTATATTTAAATGACAGATGGCCCGATTATATAAATAACGATTCTGAATTAATACCTAATTATAAAAAAATAAAGGCAGCTTTTAATTATAAAAATTTAAATGATATAAATCAATTCTATGATAAAAACAGTATTCTTGATATAACTAACAATAAAATATATGCAGAAGCTGAAAACGGAAACAGTATAGAAAGTACATATTCAAATATCACATCATTTAAAATGACATCAAAATCATTAAACAGTTCATCAAAAGAAATAAATACTACTTCATCATTAAAAGCAGCAGTATATAACTATGTGTACTCAGATGTATCTGAAACTAATGAATACGGAAGTGCATCTACATTCTCATATAAAGATTCTATATTTTTGCTTATACCTGATGACGCTAACAAATTGGAAGTATATGATAAAATTTCTTTTGATATAAATGAAGATTTTAATTTAAATAATATAAAAAGAAATGAAAATTTAGAATTTGATGATAAAAAGGGAAGCATATCAAAATTATTTGAAAACGATATGAATGATTTCTATAATGAATGGTTAACAAATTCAGTTGGCAGCTATGAATCAAGTAAATCTATCAACATAACTTATTTTAATGATAAAACTATATCTATAAGAAGAACTTCAACACTATATTTAGGCGGAGCACATGGAGTGTACAATAATTATAATTTAGTATATTCATTAGAAACAGGCGAAAAAATAGAAGTTACTAATTTTATAAAAGATTTTGATGATACTGAATTAAAAAGCATTATGATAGAAAAACTTTTATCAATAGAAGATAGAAATGAAGAAAGTTACTTAGTTCCTTTAGATGAAATAACTTTAGCTGATACATCTTTTTACATCTATGCTGATGGTATGTATTTTATATGGCCTATATATACTATAACTCCTTATGTTTTAGGCGAAACAGAAATAGCTTTAAGCTTTAATGAAATTAGACCGTTTATAAAAGATGAATATTCATATATACTGGAATAA
- the scpB gene encoding SMC-Scp complex subunit ScpB, whose amino-acid sequence MEAQAENKSSEKTAFEIDDSILSNREELEKVMEAVIYVEGSVPIGRLRTLFKCENSDIRNYIESINSKYRNAGSAIEILEVGDSIIMTIIPSTFGTLSAIYDKKRKKKISKAMLQTLSIIAYKQPLTKAEIDDIRQSDSGYHLRALMEDGFITWKGRKDYLDKRQTYGTTDKFLMHFGINSLDDLPKLRELKDLEFNKNE is encoded by the coding sequence ATGGAAGCTCAGGCAGAAAACAAATCATCTGAAAAAACAGCCTTTGAAATAGATGATTCTATTCTTTCCAACAGAGAAGAACTTGAAAAGGTAATGGAAGCTGTTATATATGTAGAAGGCAGTGTTCCTATAGGCAGACTCAGAACACTTTTTAAATGTGAAAATTCTGACATAAGAAACTATATAGAAAGTATAAATAGTAAATACAGAAATGCAGGCAGTGCTATAGAGATACTTGAAGTAGGAGATTCTATCATTATGACGATAATACCTTCTACGTTCGGAACTTTATCAGCTATATATGATAAGAAACGTAAGAAAAAAATATCAAAAGCAATGCTTCAGACTCTTTCTATAATAGCATACAAACAGCCTCTTACAAAAGCTGAAATTGATGATATAAGGCAAAGCGACAGCGGATATCATTTAAGAGCTTTAATGGAAGACGGTTTTATCACTTGGAAAGGAAGAAAAGATTATTTAGACAAAAGACAGACTTACGGAACTACAGATAAATTCCTAATGCATTTTGGAATAAATAGTTTAGATGATCTTCCAAAATTAAGAGAGCTGAAAGATTTAGAGTTTAATAAAAATGAATAA
- a CDS encoding co-chaperone GroES, whose product MPSIKPLADRVLLKVLEQEEKTSSGILLPDTAKEKTQKAEVVEIGDSEDIKVKKGDIVIYDKYAGIQIKEGDTEYLIVKNEEIVALIK is encoded by the coding sequence ATGCCATCTATTAAACCATTAGCAGACAGAGTGCTTTTAAAAGTATTAGAACAAGAAGAAAAAACTTCAAGCGGAATACTTCTTCCAGATACAGCTAAAGAAAAAACTCAAAAAGCTGAAGTTGTAGAAATAGGCGACAGCGAAGATATCAAAGTAAAAAAAGGCGACATCGTTATATATGATAAATATGCAGGCATTCAAATAAAAGAAGGCGATACTGAATATTTAATAGTAAAGAATGAAGAGATAGTTGCTCTTATAAAATAA